One region of Duncaniella freteri genomic DNA includes:
- a CDS encoding glycosyltransferase family A protein, which yields MPAHVSIVIPVYNRAHTLGRTLASIDAQTMAPERVVIVDNNSTDSSLGIACEWAKGKSHVSVVTEPNPGACAARNRGLKEVDTEWTMFFDSDDVMLRTHIADFAEAVDAYPEAAIIGRDIITRFLDGSARRLYFMDGGDVMFHHLFRGSLSTQRYIARTALFRNAGGWNESLPGWNDFELGVRLILSADSASVVKLHGEPSVITYQQEQSISGLRFSDHPERWERSLDAIRSLFLVLPDDDSRRRQMLDWLDARAMILAAQYAREARVAEDACRDRSQRLASGVYDAVMSRTRHPRRMRMIYRHNLWFGRLTWMLVRMMF from the coding sequence ATGCCAGCTCACGTTTCCATAGTGATTCCGGTGTACAATCGGGCTCACACCCTTGGGCGTACTCTCGCGAGTATTGACGCGCAGACTATGGCTCCGGAGAGGGTGGTGATTGTCGACAATAACTCTACCGATTCGTCGCTTGGGATAGCCTGTGAGTGGGCTAAGGGAAAGAGCCATGTGTCAGTTGTCACGGAGCCGAACCCCGGAGCTTGTGCCGCGCGCAACCGTGGGCTGAAAGAAGTGGATACGGAATGGACCATGTTCTTTGACTCGGACGATGTAATGCTGCGGACGCATATCGCTGATTTCGCCGAGGCTGTTGATGCTTATCCTGAGGCTGCTATAATAGGGCGAGATATAATCACTCGCTTCCTTGACGGTTCAGCTCGCAGGCTATATTTTATGGATGGCGGGGATGTGATGTTCCATCATCTGTTTCGGGGCTCGCTTTCCACTCAGCGTTATATTGCCAGGACAGCCCTGTTCCGAAATGCAGGCGGATGGAATGAGTCTCTGCCTGGATGGAATGATTTCGAGCTCGGAGTGAGGCTCATTCTAAGTGCCGACAGTGCCTCTGTAGTGAAGTTGCACGGCGAACCTTCGGTCATCACATATCAGCAGGAGCAATCCATATCTGGGCTCCGTTTCAGTGATCATCCTGAACGGTGGGAGAGGTCTCTTGATGCCATAAGGTCTTTATTCCTGGTGTTGCCGGATGATGACTCCCGAAGGCGGCAGATGCTTGACTGGCTCGATGCGCGGGCTATGATCCTTGCGGCGCAGTATGCGCGCGAGGCTCGTGTGGCGGAGGATGCTTGCCGTGACAGGTCTCAGCGTCTCGCCTCGGGGGTGTATGATGCAGTGATGTCACGCACACGCCATCCCCGCAGGATGCGTATGATTTACCGGCATAATCTATGGTTCGGACGTCTCACATGGATGCTTGTCCGGATGATGTTTTGA